A segment of the Niveibacterium umoris genome:
ACTCAAATCCATACGTGAAGGCAAACACGGTCAATTCACCGAGCACTTCGTTGGCCTGAATGTCCAGCACCTTTACCGTGCTGCTCGCGACCCCAAGCGCACGCTCCTCCGGTACGACGTGGTCTTCGTAGGTCACGGCATAGCGAGGGGCGGGATCGGGGGCGTACGTCTTGTCGAGTGTCCAGCGATAGACGTTCGGATCAAAGCGGTCTCCCTCGTTCTTCATCTCGTCGACGATCCCGGGGGCAGTTTGGTCTTTCTGTCCAACGACCTTAACCGAGCCCGAATACCGGTATCGCCTGCCGTCCTTCTCGTCGATTGCATCGACGTAGCGATAGCCGGGGCGTTCGTGCGGTCCCGCCTTGTAGGATGTGTTGATCGCGCCACGCGCCGTCGGCGTTATAGGACTTGGCTTGCCTTCTGGGCCGAACGCCTCTTCGTAGCCAAGAAAGTCTTTGATGTACTCCTCAGCCGTTCCCTCATGGGCAAAGGCCGCCCCCGGCCACATGCGGTCGTGCCACTCGTTCTCGCCCGCCGGCGGGCGCACCTTGAGCAACGTGATGCCTTCGACGTCCTCAACCCTGCGATAGATCTTCTCGCCGGCCTCGGTCTTGCATTTCTGCTCCCACAGAGCCAAGCCAGCCTTCGCGCGTTCTCGCTGTGTTTTCTGCTCAGCGGTTTCTGAAGGCGCGCAAGCGTTGAGCGCAAGCACCGCAGACAGGAAAACGACGATCGAACTTCGCATGTTCGCTGCAAGGTGATTCATCAGGAGTTCCATCCAGAAGCCATACCCACACATCCGACCTTCGGCGACCGTGACCGGACGACAATGAATCGGATCACCCCGTCGCCGCATCCACCGCGACGGGCCCCACCAGCGCCACCAGATCCGCCGGCGTAATGCCGACGAGATACCCGCGACTGCCCCCGTTGATGTAGAGCTTCTCCAGATCGAGCACCGTGCGCTCGACATACACCGGCATCTGCTTGCGGGTGCCGAAGGGCGAGGTGCCGCCGACGCGGTAGCCGGAGTGGCGTTCGGCGACTTCGGGCTTGCAGGGTTCGACACTCTTCACGCCGATCGCGCGTGCGAGGTTCTTCAGCGAGACCTCGCGGTCGCCGTGCATCAGCATCACCAGCGGGTGGGCGCGGTCGTCCTGCAGGATCAGCGTCTTCACCACGCTGTGCTCATCGACGCCCAAGGCCGCGGACGAGACCCGCGTGCCGCCATGGTCGACATAGGTGTAACAGTGTTCGGTGAAGGCGATGCCACGGCTCTTGAGCAAACGGTTGGCAGGCGTGGAGGGGATCTTTGCGCTCACGGGTTTTCCTGAAATGCGTTGTCACACGGCGGTAACCCGATCGTCATGTTTGGGT
Coding sequences within it:
- the ybaK gene encoding Cys-tRNA(Pro) deacylase, whose protein sequence is MSAKIPSTPANRLLKSRGIAFTEHCYTYVDHGGTRVSSAALGVDEHSVVKTLILQDDRAHPLVMLMHGDREVSLKNLARAIGVKSVEPCKPEVAERHSGYRVGGTSPFGTRKQMPVYVERTVLDLEKLYINGGSRGYLVGITPADLVALVGPVAVDAATG